GGGTTGCAGCCACAGCTGCCGTCCAACTTGCGCCAGAAAGGGGAGTAGAAGGGGCTCATACATGAGGCGCAGGTGGGGAAGCGATGGAGGACAACCACGGCCAGCTGCTAGGCGTAGCCGAGGACAGGGTCGCACGAGAGCGCCGGACGGTGTCGAAGCAGCGGGCGCTGGTGGTGGATACCGTGGAGGCGTCACGCCAGTGGGAGACGGTGCtggaatcggccggcgactgcCGGAATAGGAGGCGGCTAGGGTCGGTCTGAGGGGCACGAACCTCGGTGTAAGAGGAGTCTCGGCGAGGGGAATTTGGTGGAGTAGAAGGACGTGATGGTGGCGGAACAGCTCCAGCGGGTGGCAGCGTCGGATGCGGCCAACAATGGCCGGAGCGGCGCCGGGCAGCAGCTAGGGTTCTCAGGTTTGGGGGCGGCTGATTAAGACCAGGAAAATCAAATCGATCTGGACGGAGAGGTAGAGCACGGCGAGGCGGTCCAGAACCCCATCCCGCCGGCACTGGGGAGGGCCGGAGGTGGCCAGAAGAACGGCGCCGCCGCAGGGGCGTGGTGGACGCGAGAGAAGGTGAGGGCGGtgacggtgtgtgtgcgtgtgagaggggtgagcgagagagagaggggtcGGGCCAGAGTCTTGCCTGGCTCAACCAGGTTGAGTCGGTCGGACCAAGTTGGTCTGGGCCAGGTTTGGGCCAAACCATTGGGCCATTTGGTCCatattttttttatttatttccttCCCCTATGAAATTTTATCATTTAAAATTTAGTTAAATAACAACCAATAAATAAAAGTGAGTAACAGAAAATTACCCCTATAATAATATATAACAAATACTTTGAAACTAAAGGAAAAATAATTTAGAGTTTCCTCTAAATTTTAAAAAAGCtaattttaaatcttaaactatTAAACCTAAATATTAAAAATATAATTTCTTGATTCTATTCTTCACATAAAGaaaatattactttgcattgaaatGCCATATAAAACAACAAATAATTATTGATGATTGTATTTAACCATATGACAATCCTAACTAATCATTACTTCAATTATTaattcaaaaccctaaaccctaatagtattatCATATTTTTATTAAGCCTTTTGGCATAATATAATGTTAAATCTATTatcattttatttcaaagtaattAATCACTTTAACTCCGTTACCAATTATTGTTTTAGGCATTATATCACTAATAGGAAAACTTAGTTCCATTATGAAATCACAACTTCATAATTTCATGAGAATCATAAACCCTAAGTCCTATTTAAAACCCTAACTCTATTAGCTTATGTGAAACCTAATTtacttctaaacctaaaccctagcttggAACATGAGATCATGATACTTTCCTTTTCAAACAtaaaaccataatagcaactaaataattgccatgatcacataaaatgtaagaaccttaacactagttaattgctatgctatgctctcatctaaataaaacttgttgatctagtaggatcaaccaagtgcaaaaccctagttcctattcccaagaccaccatccttaactatccatgattagcatcacaacattgtgatgaatcctaatagtaaccatgattgatgagtaccttacattccatactccactaaaccctactagtgtgagatatttatgaaccatcctatttaggacccaaacattctttacttagtgAATGCAAAGGTAAACCTTAGGCAAccacaaccttaattgtaatatttcttattacttaagaagtatgttcttcaaaagttattcttttgaagaatataacaagtaatcatcaaccctacactataggacttaaacttgacaactgctctttacttattatacaactattattccttggtgtgtatgattgttactatgcattttaccacttgcttatgattctaaaaacaACATAAccttgaataagaaccttgtttgtgaatcattctaaaagtgcaacacacccaaaactaatcattaccactcaataatcctaaatcatcggggttaggtcacgcttagaacgattgcatctcatacttatgcattattgcatccttgccaatcttttaaacatcgtcccacggacgatgatgctatttcagaatttgaagttattgcgtatcgaagaccttgtctgcataatcttgcagtcaagaaaggcaagttcatcgcttgctcatatcatttgagtatttctatcaaattacttgcaaagtattatggttatcactattgcataaaaaccaaaaccactactttcataactatgaatatgactatgtggtgggcaatggaaccatggattgtgttgatatggtggaggttccattgcaagggtttatatccatctaggattaaacaacaaatgtcgccagtgattcttgtgccgtaatacccgtgttaaccataagatctggagtgggacggaatagtcaattgtatttccacctcttgtacatcaacggatgcgctttaccgtagacccttgatccaagagaggacaagtggtacccttgatccaagagaggacaagtggtagggtgggggtcccgatgaagtccccacggtaattgcggtctatgatgggttgcagctgccgaaggagttcatggtagagacctgaactgttgtcgtggtcgggggccgtccttaattggtataagagcaccggcgaggacccagggtcggagtttgcatcaacgggtgggtgtatgaggtagcggaggaatatgattggctatgaccttataccgggcctcataccaaaggaagtgtggacgagaactatagactcggttggcaccaaggttaagatctcttatgggtaaagcaacacacctctgcagagtgtaaagaaccgtgacctgtcactccctgttccgggatatggaactgcgaacgcggccggaaaggagctccatgaagttctagtaaaccggtgaaggctgacggacatagttcttctgaataaaagcaaccttttaaagaaatggttatgaaaacctgcatgggtattagactttctggtctaatgccgtagctagtgcattaaacacctctttcctataatgaacttgttgagtacgctcgtactcatcccactcttaaatcccctgcttagatatggagccatcgaaggaggatctaccgtgcaactcgaagaccgaggagtctacaaatacttcaaggggacaggaacctgccggaagagtcaaacaccacaactaccatggagaaaacctagattaagtagaagaagggaactagcttcctaaacctagctcctatttaggtagaatctagtcatagcctctttagctagtcaaatactctataaatagagtacgtgataagattagatcacgagtcgttcttttggagtttatttgcagttttacctcattgtaaagtaagaggctgtgtggatctttttgtaaagagtctgggttgtaattctatagacatgccttggacccgcatatgtttctgttgtaccactctgagtgatataatacgagtggaacggtgtttcattggtgttatatcagacttgcatactacaccatgcagtggtatgccgggtcaccacagttggtatcagagcaaatgctttgaccctaggattaaaaccctttaaaaggagacctataggattggtagtgtctataggaagtgtcctaggtaaaccaaatactttttatgacttgagatgaatattcacttgagaataatcctgacacacttgagtcaacatttcttagctAGCTTACCCAGATAAaataaagttagttagctaatcccaaacatatagtacaccatgaagtccttaaacaatagatgagtagaccccagttggtatacaatacatggtagtccaaagagaggatacaaccataaggaagatatcctattggaagatgtgtaccaacacatgttatggtcaAGTAAGAGATATCCATACCTGTAATTGGAGTAATATCAACAGATGAAGGTAATTAAGATAtcttaatagaagatgtagaccaagataagtaatgagtaagtaaaattatctagacatgtgaaacaattgatagtaagtgataactatgagtcatatgaggtagtatcaaccatgatgagtcaatcatggtaggtaaggaagagagataggaataaaatatgtctacatacatgatagggatagtaatcatataagattcacctgagaatcagtatgtgatgaagtagaacatctaaagtatttaggaggagtacaataagaagccaagtgctaaacaaatagtgcaagaattgtgttccaaaacaataagaagtgtgccaagcacatcatgaccatagtcttatggtAGAAACACTAGGAAGTATTGGAGCTATACTTTAATAGTTATGAGTTTAGAATAGCTATGTTAGAACCATAGATATcatgtgaagtagtcctcaataaaatTGAAGCTAAGTCAGTACTTCCCAAGAAAacaaggttaaccttaactatcctagaccactttgtttcaagtctatctcattgcaattgtgcaattaaggtaaaggttgagacaaatagcgaGAATCCCAGATATTGGTGCTaattatcacgatataaacctgtcttatgtggtgttatatactacacatcgagcctcgatgtttagagatgtcttactcaactattttattcaggcctatgatgatgtgtattataagcacaaagctgaatcttcttggatttttattggattttcattgattgactagatctgtGCATAAAGTTTGACCTTGgtgtgcaaatgcatgttgcatcattgagttctttcttgatgttacaggtctagagggtaaatggGATCGCGTGAGGGAGAGACGAGTTACCAACCAACTGAGGAAATAGTAACGACTCATGAAGAGAGGGAGGCAAAAGAAGGTCAGGAAAGAGAAGCTAAGCGGATGGAAGAGGCATTATCCGCCACTAGATCGTCAACATCAACCCATGTCCTGCTTGAGCAAGAATTCTTTGAGCACATGGAAAGGATGGCTGAGGATAGAGCAGCAAACTTAGCACAACAAAATGAGTTTTTCTATCGTTTGATACGTGAGAATAATGGAGGTATCAGAAATGGAGGGCCAAAAGGAGTGAGTCTTACGGAATTCCTACAAACCAATCCACTGACTTTTGCTACCGCACCAGAACCTATGGATGCGGATGATTGGTTGAGGGACACTGAGCGGAAATTAAAGACAGTTCGGTGTAATGATGAAGAGAAGGTTAGATATGCCACCTATCTACTATCAGGActagcagcatcatggtgggataacatgATTCTAATTCAACCTACGGAACATGTTTTCACGTGGGACGAGTTTAAGAAGAAGTTCCGAGAAGCCCAGGTTCCTGAAAGTATCATGGAGCTAAAGAGAAGAGAGTTCGAGACCCTGAAGCAGAATGACTTGTTGGTATGGAAATATCTAGTAGAGTTTGATCGTTTATCACGTTATGCAGCAGAGGATGTGAACACAGAGGAGAAAAGGATAAAAAGGTTCTTAAAAGGGATGAATCCATTCCTGAAAATGCAGTTGAATCTAACCAAATGCACAAGGTTCCACGAGCTAGTGGATACTGCAATTACTTTGGAAAATGATTATGAAGAAGTGCAGAATGAAAGAAAACGGAAGGCCAGGTTGGAACCACAACCAATTCAGATACAACAAACTCGATCAGAGATGAATTTCCAAACTAGAGATGAGATAATCACACCGTTTTATAGTCAAGTTCGATGCCATAAGCGTGCAAGAAAAGGTCACTATGCCAAGGATTGCACGCAACAGGATATTACCTGTTTTGGATGTGGACAACTAGGTCATATGAAATCGTAATGCCGGATCCATACAGTACGAAGATCAAATGAACCAATGAACCAATTTTCAAATCACCGGGGGAGCTCATCATCTAAGAAGTTCGAACAAGGAAGTGGATGGAGCACAAGGACGGATGCATAGGACTTTGACCATACTTGTTCTGACTCAATCAGTATGTTGAAACAGCTTCTTCATGTAGCATAGTATTAGTTGCAGAATAATCTCTTTAAATTGCTCAAGCTTTCATGGGCAACACACTTGTCCTGTGTAAAGTTGGAATAACCATAGTTGCATAACCAACTAACATATCGTACTGGTATTCACAGCCATGTGGGTACACTACCAACCCAAATAGGATACCCTAGAAAAGTACAATAGAAAGCCAAGAAAAAGACATATAGCCTAACCAAGGAGCTAGTTGGTTGGGGAAGATGAGCTTAGCAACCAATAGGACATCCCTAAGGGGGAGAGCGAGGGATCAGTTGGATCCAATATGAATCAATACTTTGAGCAAGATagttgatgaaggtctgaactgagagaaagttcgatcttatttttataagactatcgaacactactttcagaaggatgtcagaccagaaaccgaggtttatacctcgaggaagtaagaagtagattataacttgagaaagtgagtaatatttactcagaagtatgaaagctcaagtaagACAAAACCTaacggattccaggaagaatctggacaagggatatattcaattatatctggtgagatcaccacggagttcgaaaGAAGTCatagtctgcataagtcagatccacactccggaaacgtgagagagttcaaacttcgaggacgaagtttagtttaagggggagagactgtaatatcccaggattgggggttacaaaaagagaggaaacagatgtgtgcattgcattcatgcatagaaaatccggggaattttcgcgcttttgtttaaaacctccaaagggatcgaggtttctcttacatcggtggaattgagttagtcttCGATGTGGGTGCGATAAATCTCGACATGACCTTTCTGAACTCATGTGTTTTGGGGGaaataatttgaaattcaaattcaaatatggaaaacagaaattcaaataagaatttgaattggaatttgaaatttaaacaagtatataaacaTTATAGGTAAAAGTACACACATTTGCTAATCCAAATGAATAAATGATTTAAACTTTACTACAAATATCATTATCAATTATTTGCAAGTCACATAAATATAAATAAGAATCAAATATTACTAATAAGAATTCACATAAGTATTATTACAACACTTATTGAAATAATACAAGTTACATAAGAAATATGAGATTACAAAATGGAACTAAAAGAAATTCTAAATCTAATCTAAATCTTCTCAACATTTCTTATTCTTCATTCCCTgcaaaagaaacaacaaagacaaagaaatgttgtgttaaggttaaaatgtttgtctccgcaTTTTGGGAGACATTTTAGTTTTAGAAACTAGCTATTGGGAGTCAAAAATTAGTCTTGATTCCCAAATTGTGATTGGAGGGAGTAAATCAGAATTCAGCATCAACGAGGCATTATCATAGAAAAACCAGTGATCAAGAAGGGACACAAGGCATCATTAGATGATCCATCTctgagggacaaggcaacacATGATGCTCCACTAAATACAGGCAATATAttttccctctaatctagctagaatcTGTGAGGCACCACAAAGTTGTTTTAATGGATCATTACTGACATGGAAAAGTCAGTATGATCCTAAGCCACTAGTTAATAACCACATGTACATAAGCAGGACTGAATTTAAATCAACACTTAGTTAAGCAAAATGGCCATTAACTAAAGCCATATAGAAACAGCAGCCAACAGGAGTATTTTCACTTAACAGTACCAAAGATTGACATAATAGGATAAGTACAAGGTTGAGCAATGGCTTGCACGTGAGGCAAGGAAAGGCAAGTTGGCAACATGCACATGGAGGGGAAGCAGCCTACTTAGCAGCTCACACATCACACATGCAACTATGTGTTGTCGATCACACAGCCAATAGCCCAGTAATATAAAAGCAAGAGCACCACAGCTAGCCAAACCATTTGGCTAAATCTTCACCAGAGCGTACACCACTTGAGCATCTGCAGTTCATAAGGAACTGCAGAAACACATCATATCAGAACCCACCAACAGATCAAGAGCTGCAAGATCAACAATAGGAAGCAGATCCAGAAGCTGGGAGGAGCTAGCCCTCCACAAAAAGAAGGATATCTGAAGGGCTAGAAGAACCAGTCATCAAACTACATAGTGCCACAGGTAGAACTTTATCAGAAATACAAGATAGATCAGGCAATATCTGTTCTTACTTTTGCATGAGTACATATGGGGGAAAAAGGAATAATCCAAAGACAACAAATCCCACTACCCTTCCACTAGAGTTTTATCTAGGGGAATTGGAAGGATCTTTTCTCTCAGATGGGCATAGTGGTGCTATGCTAAATCATCACAGAGATGAAAAGGCAACATAGCAGTATCTGTTCTTATTAAACATgtgtgcctcagcctttgcatcattggcaaggCCACAAGATCAAGCAAGCATCTGTTCTTATCGATAATAGCTCACATAAACCACAAATAGTTTTGCAGTAGCATAATATAGATGGCTAGCAGTCATTTAAATTTAAGCCATCTTGAATCAGCACACCAGCCCACAAGGACACATCAAGTAAATAATATGGCTATAAACATCAGTTCTTGTATCATGAAATATCTCAACTCATCGATGAGGTAAACAGAGACATAATTGGACTCTCTAATTAGCCAATCAACCACATATGTCATGGATGAGAATATCATCCAAATTAAGGCACCACACTGATTGGTATATATAAATTGCAGTAGAGTTATCTAGCCAAGCTAACATCAACATAGATGCTTGGATGAATTCATCATCCAAACAGGAGCATCTCAGTATCACATAACAGACACATATAGTAGGAGAGTGAGGCGGTTTAACTCACATAGTAGTATAGTAGTAGAGGCTGCAGAGAGGTGAGAACGCCGGGGTTGCAGTCGTAGACGCCATCCCGCCGGCGTCGAGGATAAAGTAGACGCCGCAGCACCAATTCACCGCCATGGTAGACATCACGAGCAGCAAACCAACACGAACACCACCAGTACATCGACCACGTCAAATCCAGCAGCAAAACACCACCAGTTCATCAGCATCACAGGCAGCAGCTGTTGTAACGCACCACAACAGCACCTGGAGCAGACCATGTCGAGCCAGGAGGGGCGCCAGGGTTGCAGCCACAGCTGCCGTCCAACTTGCGCCAGAAAGGGGAGTAGAAGGGGCTCATACATGAGGCGCAGGTGGGGAAGCGATGGAGGACAACCACGGCCAGCTGCTAGGCGTAGCCGAGGACAGGGTCGCACGAGAGCGCCGGACGGTGTCGAAGCAGCGGGCGCTGGTGGTGGATACCGTGGAGGCATCACGCCAGTGGGAGACGGTGCtggaatcggccggcgactgcCGGAataggaggcggctagggttggtctGAGGGGCACGAACCTCGGTGTAAGAGGAGTCTCGGCGAGGGGAATTTGGTGGAGTAGAAGGACGTGATGGTGGCGGAACAGCTCCAGCGGGTGGCAGCGTCGGATGCGGCCAACAATGGCCGGAGTGGCGCCGGGCAGCAGCTAGGGTTCTCAGGTTTGGGGGCGGCTGATTAAGACCAGGAAAATCAAATCGATCTGGACGGAGAGGTAGAGCACGGCGAGGCGGTCCAGAACCCCATCCCGCCAAGATCGGGGAGGGCCGGAGGTGGCCAGAAGAACGGCGCCGCCGCAGGGGCGTGGTGGACGCGAGAGAAGGTGAGGGCGGtgacggtgtgtgtgcgtgtgagaggggtgagcgagagagagaggggtcGGGCCAGAGTCTTGCCTGGCTCGACCAGGTTGAGTCGGTCGGACCAAGttggtccacctcccgttccagcgggcagcgaaagtagtagctcctcttgaatccgacagcacgacggcgtggtgtcggtgacggtggagaactccggcggagcttcgctaaagcacgcgggagatatggaggagaggggggcggctagggtttgggagggggtggccggccacttcaaggggggcggccagcttgtggtcttggggtggccggccccctcccttggcccctcattatataggtggaaccccaagtgttggactacaagtctccgaataagacccgaacccaaaaccttccatatgatagggaaacctacccaaggtgggaatcccacttggggtgggattcttccatatgggggggggggtggccggcccccatagggggagtccacttgggactccacccccactagggttggccggccatggaggtggagtcccggagggactccaccttccttggtggtttcttccggacttttctagaaccttctagaaccttccatagaacctttcgcatcattttaattcacataaaataacatcctatatatgaatcttattctccggaccattccggaactcctcgtgatgtctgggatctcatccgggactccgaacaaatattcgaactccattccatattcaagttctaccatttcaacatccaactttaagtgtgtcaccctatggttcgtgaactatgcggacatggttgagtactcactccgaccaataaccaatagcgggatctggagatccataatggctcccacatattcaacgatgactttagtgatcgaatgaaccattcacatacaataccaattccctttgtcacgcgatattttacttgtccgaggtttggtcttcggtatcactctataccttgttcaacctcgtctcctgacaagtactctttactcgtaccgtggtatgtggtctcttatgaacttattcatatgcttgcaagacattagacgacattccaccgagagggcccagagtatatctatccgtgatcgggatggacaaatcccactgttgatccatatgcctcaactcatactttccggatacttaatcccacctttataaccacccatttacgcagtggcgtttggtgtaatcaaagtacctttccggtataagtgatttacatgatctcatggtcataaggactaggtaactatgtatcgaaagcttatagcaaataacttaatgacgagatcttatgctacgcttaattgggtgtgtccattacatcattcatacaatgacataaccttgttattaataacatccaatgttcatgattatgaaactaatcatccattaatcaacaagctagtttaagaggcatactagggacttcttgttgtctacatatcacacatgtactaatgtttcggttaatacaattatagcatgatatataaacatttatcataaacataaagatataaataataaccactttattgttgcctctagggcatatctccttcagatccCCCCACTATATCTTGcattttttgggggaaaggagagaggagatctagatctagagcttcaccaattgaatccctctccaagtgaggggatcttgttagatctagatcttggagtaatttggtgttcctcctcctattttgttcttcctcacttattcccccaatagcttttgtagctttcttGGAATTTGGGGGAGAAGAACTTAGGCatgttagtggtgttcttagccattgcattaggtgcatcggtttgggttctctccggggtttcggtctcgtagagggcttgttgaccttagtggtgttgttgccttcgtggccttgttacctttgtggtgttgtagcctttgtggccttgtagcctttgtggtcttgtcgtctttgtggcgtggtagcctttgtggcgttgttgcctttgtggagtgtggtagcctttgtggtttccaaaatatccggccccctcgaaaatggctaaggacctgaggaaAAGCAAGTCAGGATagaggccggatatttggccggacattctcccggttttgtacctgaggccggattatccggcccttacttaggccggaatatccggccccccggaagccccaacggctggattttggggaggggtatttatacccctcttcttcttccttcctcctttgctcaatcattgcacaagaaatctgccaagcttcacctccattagagccacctcaagaaaaacaagatttgcaagatctccttcctcccccaaccaaagctcttgatctttggagattcgaaggagaagacaccgatctacatcctcaccgaagcgtttttcatttccccctcatttgtttgagggatctcatgctagtgttcctatttggttccctagttgatttatgttgttgtgttgttgttgattgttgtattgttacagatttgggagcctccaattcagttgtggatgtgtgctccaagaaccttgtaaaggcccggtttccgcctcgaggaaatcccttagtggaagtgggctaggccttcgtggcgttgctcaccggagatctgagtgaagccttcgtggctgttggtttggctttcgtagcaatcacactcctccaaacgtagacgtaccttcttgcaaaggaagggaactacgggaatcatctccgtgtcatcgcgtgctccactctcggttacctctatcctattctatctcttatattgcgtagctatatcttgctagttgattatcttgtcatataggtaaattcacttagttgcatatctagagaatttacctttgtgtcaagcctaaattgaaaaagaactaaaaattggttagcacctattcacccccctctaggtgcggcatacgatcctttcggtTACTCGCCCCCatttacatgtgttggttttgtaccttgcatgtggttgtgtatgttgtgcctcctacttgcttatcttgcttgcttgcttatatatgttgggtggAACATCATGTACAGTTGTTCTTATGTTGAGCCcattgcatcttgttgatatcttagttgttggctcgtgtgagaaattaatggactatcccattttgggggagtgatatgctttgtgcatctcacaatcttaaaatgtgcgacatgatgaattaaaattctataatgACCATTAACTATCTCAcgtggttcttatttgcctcttgcatgaaaaatgtctttatcacattatgggggagtattatgctttgtgcatcttacaagcctagaaaatgtgaacacttgAGGTTGTGTCATATAGAATTGATATtttagattatcttgttcctatgtgacaaGTTTGCTCAAACAAAACCCATTTTGCCTAAATTGCTTGACAAGAATTTGCCTTTTGGGttagactcccatgtgtcttccttgctctTATGGACACCTTTATCTTACTTGAACCTTTTTAGTGTCTTGACAAATATCGGTCGAGCGAtgatcccgcatttgtgcattttgtattcaaatgcaaaatcctaaatagtgcactaatattgggggagctctcctatgcttgttagaacactctcttgtttcaagaatttgacattggaagacaaaccttttcttttcggtacttttgtgccatcatgaaaagcgttgagggttttgtttatttggaaccttgctttctttgggagttggcTATCTCATTACTTGATATTTGGTTTTACTTTCCTAAAATGAGGTAAGTCCTTGAGCATGTgtgttttggatatcttgctctatttctcttgtacctatcttgtgtgtgcacgtttctttgtggataaatatattcgtgatgttgtccacttagagaaacttatatacataagagatggtgcatatattttgatatccctctttgttggagtccattccttTATTCTTATTTGACTCTTTGATGACTCCACAAAGAACTTGGTTATGAGTGCTCGTTTTATCCTATTTGCA
This region of Lolium perenne isolate Kyuss_39 chromosome 2, Kyuss_2.0, whole genome shotgun sequence genomic DNA includes:
- the LOC139835482 gene encoding uncharacterized protein — its product is MDADDWLRDTERKLKTVRCNDEEKVRYATYLLSGLAASWWDNMILIQPTEHVFTWDEFKKKFREAQVPESIMELKRREFETLKQNDLLVWKYLVEFDRLSRYAAEDVNTEEKRIKRFLKGMNPFLKMQLNLTKCTRFHELVDTAITLENDYEEVQNERKRKASFFM